From Eriocheir sinensis breed Jianghai 21 chromosome 35, ASM2467909v1, whole genome shotgun sequence:
CCTTGTGTCATGGTGTAGTaatttctcacccaccacaggttcaaggaGGCCACGAGCAGCTGCAGCATATGCCCCAGCTACCTTACTACAaaactactaatgatgatgatgataagaagagaGTAAGAGACAGAGGGCGTTGGTAAAGCCTTTGTACTGCAGTGGACGAGTAATGGCTGACTAGGAGGATGATGAAGATtagttcctttattttctcttggcAATTATGTGAAGAGAGGAACCCTGAGCTCTTTTGATCAACAAGGGTGACACAAGCCTCGGTCCTTTACTTTGGTCGGTCCTAAGGTCTGCGAAAGCCAGTATTTGTTAGGTCAGAGGCGGTAACCCAACTCTAAAGCCGAATTCAgattattcatacatacataaagacagacagacgcgtTCTAATGATGGCTACAAAGAAGATTGACTATGAAGATTTAAGGACTCAGGAACTTAACGTATGTACAAAGATCAGAGGCGGTAACCCAACTCTGAGGCCTAATTCAGAGCGCAGGTTGTGTAAAGCCCCTATTTTTAAGCGTATCGGCCCCTCGGTTGGCCTGTTTGAAAAAGTTTGAAAGTTAGGTCAGAGGCGGTAACTCAACTCTGAGGCCGAATTCAGAGAGCAAGTTGTTAAAGCCCCTATTTTTAAACGGATCGGCACCTCGATTAGCCTGTTCGAAAATCCTTTGGTATTGAAGTTGCTGGGATATTCAAGCTGTGTTTTATGatcctcgtgatagtttgacacgacttctgcatcgTGAACGGGAAAATTACCCATGAAAATCCGGTCAATctgctttgtggccttgggaagtagtcTCTCATTGAAGTTGCTggtgttttcatggactgttttgtgaccctggtgatagttttacatgacttctgcatcgtgaacgggaaaatcacccatgaaaacccggtcaatcttctctgcggccttggCAAATAGTCGTAATGGAACCCCgctacgtttaagaatacgggcatCTCTTTCCATCTGGGATTCGTTATGATACAGAATTTCCACCACCACTTGGATACTACGGCTTATATTTGCATCCTTTTCCACTGCCAGCCTCCCTCCCATGCCTCTGCGCTAACTCAATTCCATAAAACTTACTGATATCATTAGCATAAACCATATattagggggggagagagagagagagagagagagagagagagagagagagagagagagagagagagagagagagagagagagagagagagagagagagagagagagacatacagactgacacatacatacatacatacatacatacatacaaacacagacagacacattcattcatacatacatacatacagacacagacagacgcgtTCTAATGATGGCTACCAGCGTACGGAGAAAGGCAATAAAGATTAAAGTGAGTGAGCTAAAAAGTCACTGATTGAAATATTAGATCCTCTCTGTTACGGTGACCCTCGACAAAGGAGGTCAGTTCGTGGCTGAATCATCCCCATACATCGACGAGGAGGTGGGCGCGGGGGGGCGGCACGTGTAACCCCCTTCACCGTGCAACCGCCTCCAGGTCGCGCGCCTCACCGAGTGCGCCGCCAGGCAGTCAAGGTTCCTCCCCCTACAGGACTCTTCCCCCATAAAAAGAGTGtttagatgagtggccaaaagagaggttaatttcatGCTTTCCTTTGCCATGAGCTTAACAGGCGTCCCTTTTAGCTCCCCTCCTGCAGACACCATTTATAGGTTTCCCCTTGCATAGTCACCAGGCGTCCCTTAAATGTCCCCTCCCGCAGGCAGGATCTATCAGCTGTTCTTTAAAGGCCCATTCCACTGGCAGGATTTATCAGCTTTTCCCTCCCATGAACTAATAGGCGTCACTTAAAGGTTCCACATGCAAATTTATTAATATTTCCTGCCATAAGCTTTAGATGTGTCCCTCCGGCAACCCCTTAAGGTTCATCATAAAGAAAGAAGACGGTGAGCAAGATTGATGTTCATGAAGTCCCTGTACCATGGTGCACGGGTCAACATGGGCTAGAGTTGGTAACACTACACAGTCACCCTGGGCACGCACTCTGACGGCCATTACGAGGCGGCCACATTCATGGTCGGGGGTCAAGGAGCATCGATTTATACAGGCTATCTGGTAATAAGGTTGCCGGAACTGATCTTATGGCGAGGCAAGTCCACGCAGCCTGGCCAAGAGTAAAAGCCGCGAGTGAAAGCCCTTCAAACGGCCGTGTGCCAGGCATGGACTCTCAACCTCCCAGCCAAGAGATGAGTAGTGTATCTTGAAGTCAACCGCCCAAGGTGTTAAGTTTTGCATTTTGTGACATTTTAAGCTATCTGACTACCTCGTACTGTACCTAATCATTCAATAAtactcctcacctccacctctccgAGTAAGTGGTGGCCTTCCATGTGGCTCGGAACATTTATGCGACACACCCACAGAGGGCTGTGCACGAAGCACCGGGTTAGTCCCAGGTCAGTGTCCCTAATACAGAAGGATATAGATTCCCTCGAATCAGTACAAAGAAGATTGACTATGAAGATTCTAGGACTCAGGAACTTAACGTATGTACAAagactaaaaaatataaaaaaaagtgtttcaaCTTAAGGCCGCCtagcctcttgtagtctccctACATCCTTGGCCGCCGCTGGCAGCCCTGCCACCATCAAAGTTAGCTTTTCATGGCGGCCACGCCTTTCATGGGGCGCGCGCCGCCTACTGCAAGGCATCAAAGCGGCATCAGTCGGTGGGATCCTCAGACTCTTAAAGAGTTATTAAAGCGAGTCCTCCGGTCCACAGTCATTATTCATCGTCCTCTCCTGAATAACTTATCTGTCATGAATCTGGATCAGAATCAGTTTAACGGTGACGCTCTTTCAAAACTCGACATTGAGTAGAGTactcacacacaccaccaccaccagcaatggAGGACAGCAAAGGTTACATAAAGTGATGGAAAATGGTTAACAAACATACTTCTTCTTTAGGCTTCACTGAGCATGACACCACCGACGATGAATTATATGTGTTGCTGGCGAGGATTGGATacaaaaggtcaaagagggggtcaatcaggttctattgagtgtttctttaggttcacggtacagaagaaggctcaaactaccaccagggccataaaactagtcctggaaatgccccaaactccttcgaaagccttgtcaaatatgtgaacttgggcgcctaaatgtttaagaatgcggCCCTAAAGTTTATGGCAGCATGTTATCGATATTGCGTCATTCACTGTCACACTTTTGCCTCAGATTTTAGCCGACACGATACACGAACAAGTACTGAAGGACGGCCGATACTGCAAGGTTACGTAGTGTGGAGACAGGCAGCGGGTAGATAAATACTATAATGAATTATATAACGGGGTAATACAACACGCTTATATAGGGAAGTGTGTCcagtaaaattctctctctctctctctctctctctctctctctctctctctctcacacacacacacaacacacaaaggAACTAGgggttacctttttttttagtcAGTATTTCCGCATCGACGAGGTTCACTTTAATCTCTCAGGCGGAACagtttatgtgagagagagagagagagagagagagagagagagagagagagagagagagagagagagagagagagagagagagagagagagagagagagagagagagagagaatttaccttCCGTCAGACGTCCAAACAACCATCAAATGCAGACTTTAATTAAACCAAGAGAGGaaaacatgaaacacacacacacacacacacacacacacacagtgttgcTATATTAAACGTCCACATCAAAGGAAGCATATGAAAAAAACTGGGCCATGAAAATGAAATAGTGTGTGACATCTGTAAGCTGCCTgggtttttagtgtgtgtgtgtgtgtgtgttaactagtACTGTCAGTGTTATTTATCATGtcttcactaataataataataataataataataataataataataatagagcagtaataatgagtaataataattatgaccATCAAACAAATGTTTCTATTGGTATTCTGTTCAGTTCAAACGTTTATACTAAataactcatatatatatatatatatatatatatatatatatatatatatatatatatatatatatattgtagcaGGTTCACTAACAATACGTCAAATAGTAGCTTTTCatactttcccctccttttcttacaAGGTCTTTAGATGAAACTGATCAAATCGTTAGCATCTGTGCGGTCACTGCAACCTTCCCGAAATAGGTTAGCACGGTGTTTTCAGAAAATGATGTACAAGAAAACATTCGCCCTACGCTGACCCAGTCCATGATGCTCTCGTCAGCTCACGTCCAACAGAATAATCCTCTTCTTTTTGTGTCCTTTGTGAATCACATTTATCACTTTCTTCATCATGTTCGTGATGTATCTAGTTAACATGGAAGAACACGGTTCTCTCAAGTAAACGTAATTCATATTAACTTCTCTTCCTTATTGCTATTTTCAATAACCATATTTTCGCTTTTTACCACCTTTAGTAGATACTTGCCATCTGCCTGTGTGCTCCTGAAAGGCAACACTTATGACCCAGTGACTCTAGGAACCAGACTGAAGAATAGACAGGTCACCCTTACAATGCTGTGCAGTAGGAGAAAGTAAGGCTTGAAGGTTAACTACAAAATCTGGTTGAGTTGCGGAGTCGGTGTGACTTACCAGCATACCGAGTGAGACTCGTATGCCCCACTTGATGCTTTGCTGCTTCACCCAAATTACAGTCTGAGCTAATCAGGCTGgtaagagacacgccagtcctcgtcgacaaatCGACTTAGACGGCGTCAGCCGATAAAGTCGGCGCCTTCTCCATGAGTCGTCACCCGACTAGGAGGCTCATGGCCCCTCCGAGGAGGGACTTATATTAATCTTTGAACAACAACATAATCAGGGTATATCTTATAAGTGGCTCATGCTGACATATATATACCTGAAATCATTCACTGATGTGGCCTCAACGATTGTGTTACCTGCCTGATAACCATCAGGAGCTGACCAGCGTGCAGCGGGAGAGATTGAGGAGAAAGGACATAACTACCATAATATGCATAAATAGTTCATCGACAAAAATACATAGTACTTTATGTTCCTGCTTAATGCTAGATAAAGAACGGCACCAACAATATAAACAAACATCTACAACAActacaaaacaataacaatagtaaCTACAGCAAATATATgcacgacaacaataacaacaataataataataataataataataataataataataataataataataataataataataataataataataataataataataataataataataataataataataatacatgaacaactacacacatacatacattaacaACCTGCCAAACTTAATACCATacgtactttctcttcccttctataaaACTAAGCTCGAACACTACCCCCTCTTCCAAACATCTATTACCACTCTACATACCCCGCTACCGTCCCCTACTCtcctccagcacccaccaacctCGCATCCGAAGCCTATCTGTCTCCTCGCCCTGCAGAGTGGTAACAGTGCGCCGCCGCCAATATAATGTGCTTGGTCGCCTCACAGCACCAGTGGGAGAGGGGCTCGGCAGGTGCAAGTTGGCTGGTCATTCTCAGTGTCGTATGTTGATGAGTTGGTGATGAAGGCAATAGGCAGCACAACGCAACGAGGACTGCAATGCTACCACAGACTCCTACGgtggaaagagaatgaggaaggtggttgttagaaaaatatagatgagACCCTGAAGAGGCGGTGTCAGGTAgtagagtgagaaagagaagaggcccAGAAAAGACGGTAAAGAGTAGTAGTGTCAGAGAGAGGATgctgaggaggaaatgagagcgATGGGGttgaggaaaagagaatatgcgttccttttcttcctctgcgcCCTTATCCAATGCCTACCACAATACACTTCACATCCATACACTCaaatctacctcttcttcctcctcctcctcctcctcctcctctttcatactaCCTTCTTTCAAactaccttcttttcctcttcttcttcctcttcctcctcctccacacttgcaCTTGGTTGACGCTGTGTTCGCAGAGGAAATTCATGTCGAACTCGCAGTGGAAGTCGGCCCACTGGTACCCGAGCAGGCCGCCAACCAGATACATGCAGTGCTGGTCCCCGCCGCTGGGCTGAGACGGGCCCCAGTTGCTGTAGCTCACCAACTGGCCTGAGAGGGTGGGATCGGTGGAGGCAGGATTAAAAAAATGATGTCTCAGGGTTAGCTCACCAATTGGCCTGCGGGGGATCGGTGGAGGAAGGATTTAAAGAGGTGTTTCAGGGTTAGCTCACCAACTGACCAGCGGAAGATCGGTGAAGGCAGGGTTAACGGAGAGGTTTCAGGGTTACTGGTATACGAAGGGTCGGTTTTGAAGGAAAGGTGTTATCTCAAGAGTGAAGATAAGGCTATGAATAAAGATATACAGATTGCCGACGTTCGGGGCGAGTGGTAGGGGCCGGAGTGAGTGTGTAAGTGGTTTTCCAAAGGGGATGCTCCAGGAAGGGTGTGTGGACGGTGGAGTACGAAGAGAAGAAGCTCCGTTTACAGACAGTTTCCAGGggacgagatagatagatagatagaggttaatagatagagagagatatatatacagacacagacggacaggcagacaaacagagtgagagagaaagaaaaaaataaaaaaagagagggggggaggggtgtgtaTATGGTGtgacttgttttttttattattattattattattatagcacGAAGGGAGTATTAGGATGAGCAGCAACAGGGGGTGGtagctgctaataataataaaggtatgTAGGATATCAAGACAGTAATATGAAGGGGGGAAAaagtaatagatagacagaggttaatagatagagagagatacagacacagTAATCTAGTAGCGTCAATGCTTCTGTGGAGACTAAACTGATACAGGCAAAAATAGTGAGAAAACAATAACATACATTAGTCTGTATACGAGGAAAGTTGTTGGATAAATATTACTTACTGTTAATAATCACTACAACTAAACCCACTGTAATTTTATCACGcgctattctcctttcctccctagctctttcctgccctccctccctctctaactttttccatccctccttcctttctttctctggtcGGTCACGTACGATTGTCAAGCTAGCCGCCTTCCAGTGACAAGCACCACCGCCCTCGTGACCGTGTTCCAGTACGTGCCTTCCCTACCAACGCCCCGCGAGACACGACAGACTGCCTCCTGCTGGGGTCCCGATCATGTTGCTCTTCTAATACCCTGGAAACCTACACTTGTACCGTAAACTGTGGAAAACATTGAAACTACAAGACCACTGCAAGACCCAGCAGAGCCCAAGACAGCCTGGCATGGTGCAGCAAGACTTAGTGCGGTGCTTAACTGATTCACGGGACAACATAACTCAGCAAGGCCCTcagcactccttccttcctcagcagCACAGCCCAGAACGAAGCACAGTGGCCCAGAATAGCCCCTCGCGGTACACACACACTAGCACAGTAGAGCACAGTACACCTCAACATGACCCTCAGCACTCCTTTCCTCAGCACAATGCCCCGCGGTCCTAAACAGCTCCTCGCGGCCTCCACACACTAGCACCGCCCGGCTCGGTCCACCTCCGTCCCGCCGACACGCTCTCACGCCATAAACCCAACCCAGGCGATGTAATCAAGCCAGCGGGTGTCCGGGCCATCAGATACAAATGAATTCAATGGCGTATAATAGCCCCCAACGCCTTTTTGTGAGCTTCCGGCTGAAACACAACTAACGCCGGCAGCCGCTCCTGTTGGGATTTACGTAATTTAATGCAACGCGCTGCACGTATTTCATGGCTGGTGTTTTAAAGAGTTCCGCGGGTGGAATATAATATCTTCATTAATACATTCATCACCCGCTTTATGAATTCTGCGTTTGATGATGATTGACCCTCTCCCCCCCACTCTCCACATGGCCACCTGCCCCCCTACCCTCACACCTGAAtatgccctccctcccctccctcacctgcagTACCCATCCCCCGTCCCCCTCACTCACCTGTAGGGAACCACGCCCACTTTCCGTTGTGCCCGTTGTCAGACCCGCCCACCCACACGCCGCTGTTGTGGTTGCCTGCAAGAAGAGAGTCATTACGATTATCTACCATAGTCACAGAGAAAATCAATCCGgctttcatgggtagttttcccGTTGAAGAGGCTGAagacgtgtaaaactatcactaggatcacaaaacagtccatgaaaatccctgcaacttctacgagagacttttcaaacaggtAAACTGAggggccgatacgtttaagaacacTGGCTTTagttttttcctccttgctttcatCTCTAACACCTCcgattccttcttctccatcgttAACCTctaccctcctcgtcctcctcttctcgtccctGCACCTCCTTACCATTCAGCGTCAGCCACTTCTTCACGTAGTAGTTCTCCTCGGCCGTCTCCAGCGTGGCCAGGGAGACGCCGCGGCCGAAGGAGTGACAGAACTCGGCGGCGCGGAACCAGTTGAGAGGGAAGTAGCCGTAGAAGTAACACCGGGACCCTAACTTCTGGAAGGCCATAGGGCAGGGCGAATCCAGGCCCTGAAGAGAGTTGCGGCTCGGGGCTGAAACAGAGGGAGCGAGGGGAGATAGATATGAAAGagctgaaaagagaaaggaagagagaaaagaagaaagcaatgaTGGAaacatgagaaaggaagaagtgtgaaagatgagaaatgaaggatggacgaaggtagggaggggaggttAAATGGttaaataaatggagaaaatagaaaaaagaagaagaaaaagaggaaattgacaaagagagaaagaaaaaggaaaaaaactgaaaatgagatagagggggaggaaagaaaggtagagagaagtgGTATAGTACATTGACAAACATAAAAGGTTAAGTAGAAGTAGgtttagaaaaaagaaaaaaaagaaatgagagagaggagaaagaaggaaaaagaactgaAAAAAGACTAACTaaggagaaggtagaaagaaagggtATAAGATAAGTAAACAACAAAGTatcaaaaaaaaagttaaagtttAGGAAGAAGtttaaaaaagatggaaaggagaagatgacagagaggaagaggtcagggaaatgagagaggaagaaagatagaaaagaagaaggagaaagaataaggaaatggaCAAAGGTTAGGTATCAAGGGTAAGGATAAGAAGATTAgaggtaagaaaagaagagatgacagagaagagaggaagaggagaagagatgagaagaaggggcaaggagaagaaaaagaaaggaaaagaaaataaaaggtgaaAATTAAATGGAAgcaagtagaaagaaaagagaaaagaagaaagagaatagaaaatgagAACGAAGAGTGGATTAGATGAATAGGAAATTAGGATAAGAAGGAcggaaacgaagaaaataagagagagagagagagagagagagagagagagagagagagagagagagagagagagagagagagagagagagagagagagagagagagagagagagagagagagagagagagagagagagagagagagagagagagagagagagaaggtggaaggagtATTAAAGGAAGGTATCAAGATGGATGGAACAGCTGTGGTGGGAGTAAGGAATAAATATCTGCCTCCTTTTACGTCTTCCTCTGTTCTTTGAAAGTAAATGTgaagctaaaaataaaaaaataaaataaatgagtaaaaaataagaaataaagcaaAGAATTAACtgatggaataaaagaaaaataaattgcaTAAAAGCACAGcaaaaaaatgtatattcaacatcgaatggaaggagaaacacacacacacacacacacacacacacacacacacacacacacacacaccgcaaattttgtcataatataaataaataaaacacttcAGAGATTCTTGCATTAACGTTTCTTCACAAAACTCTTTAAaaccagaaaagaaaatggaagtttAAAAGAGTCACGCACATGaaagcattacacacacacacacacacacacacacacacacacactggccagTCAATGCCTTCCACGCTCTATATGCGAAgctggcgtgagagagagagagagagagagagagagagagagagagagagagagagagagagagagagagagagagagagagagagagagagagagagagagagagagagagagagagagagagagagagagagagagagagagagagagagagtataatctTATTCCATTTTAGGGTATAAGcaagctcttctctctctctctctctctctctattgtaaTTCATGTCTATTATAATTCATGTGTCTATTGTAATTACTGAGTATCTACTGTAATTTGCGTAATAACCACTTAGGTGGATAGTAAAAAATCTGAATTTGAATCTGAatatgaaaatctctctctctctctctctctctctctctctggctccgtGCACGCGCCGACAATGTGCAAAGTTAATGAGCAGAAAAAAGCGCAGCGGCGGAACACGAGGAGGCGGCGAGCGTGAGCCAGCAGCGTCTTCAAATGCTCGGGAGTATTATGCTTGCTATTCTGGTCTGGGGGAaggttattttatttcttattataatttctttttcttcttctttttgatcttcttcttcatctttttattcttcctcttttttcacgGAGGTTGTTGGGGGTTGGAGggtgagttgttgttttttttttctttttcttttagtttttgttttttagggCTGGTGGTGGCTGGGGGTAGCTTTGTGTTCTTACTTTGAactggttttctttctctctttttttttcttcctttctttgctttatttcattctgtctttcttctttttctctttcctttctttccattatttctttccttctttattttcttttttcgttctttctttttgtttctttgtttatttccttccttccttccttccttccttccttccttccttccttccccctctctctctctctctctctctctctctctctctctctctctctctctcgtctcttatCAGTAACATCAAACAATTCACAGTTTTCATGGTCGGCGGTAACGGCACATGGACAGGAAGACGGTTAACGCTGAGTTTGTAAACACTCGTAGGAGTCTCTcgaccatattcttaaacctttcaagcccaagcacacttatttgacacggtttttgtaAGAGTTTCGGGCATTAACAGAGATAGTTGAATGACCCTTCtagtagtttggcccttcttctacGACATGAACGAaataaaacactcatgggaacgcgtttaatctctttttcggcctCTAGAATTTATTGATGTAAGAGcaggaagcgtctaagaataccgacttcTGTGGGAGCTATGTCAGACCCTTGGCCACCTCTCACCCTCGCTCGGCCGCTACGAATGACTGCTGTGATGATGAATAAGAATGATTGCCACCCCCCACCCTCAAGGATTCAGGCCAAATACCAGACTTATGAGTGTACCTGTAACCTGGAGACTGATATATAGTGTAGTCAGTGAAAAGTGTAAAGAGACAGCTCACCcgttttcatatttatttattgattagTGAATCCAATTATTTATCAAACTTTCGCGCACGTGGACGCGACATACGTGTCACTGTAATTGTCTGGTCCAAAAGCACAGCTTAAGATTGACGCGACTGTCGCGTCAcagggacaaaaaaaaatcaccaaaaattATGTAATTCTCATTGACGCGTGATACTTGGTCTGTAGACAGGCTAGCACATGTCGGCTCGAGGTAAGCTGATAGACCCTTCTGGCCAGGAAATCTTCCTGGGTGACAGAACAGAAAATCTCTTCAGTTGACTCTCTCTAGCGGTCGCGGACTGGTTAGTGTGTCAAGATGGGTGCAgggttcaatattttttttctttcaagcctAACTCATCAACTATACGTCATATAAGAAATCTGAATCTACCATTGTATAGATAATGATCTGTTCTTTAAAAtgaaaccataaaaaataaaaaataactataaCAGTTAATAAGTTAATAAATTAATAAGTGGAAaaagtaaactttttttttaaatcgtttTTCGGTTTTCAAATTTATGACCGTTATAATTGGTGTATCAAAATTCCGTTTGTTGCGCTAATTAGCTCATAAATGTCTCCTTCTTTTGTTATTGTACACAATTTGTTATATTTCTACTCCTTCTATGTGAAaatgtgaagtttttttttttcagaaatcgGTTCGTGTCACttcatacattattttctttctttccagatGAAAGAGCTTACAATATACGGTGGAATGTATCTAGTTTCACAAAAGTGAACCGAGCAAGACATTCGACAAGCGAGTTTCGAAAAAAATTATACCGCGCGATCAAGGTAGCCAGTTAGGTGTGCGTTTTTGGACGAGAAAATCAGATGGGAGGGTGTGCGCGAAAGTAGAGAGATGACTCGACTTACGGCTTCTACTTCCCTTTATTCCTAAATGTAAAAACAATATATAATTGGGGATTTGTGGGCCTTGAAGTGTTGAAAATATAGAAG
This genomic window contains:
- the LOC127007476 gene encoding perlucin-like protein — its product is MVPESAMRESAMAPLRCCGRGGGGCCVERRGGCRRRKIVGCGTAWKQMVKVMVVMVVAVVVVLVSPVEGKTNRSTLAPSRNSLQGLDSPCPMAFQKLGSRCYFYGYFPLNWFRAAEFCHSFGRGVSLATLETAEENYYVKKWLTLNGNHNSGVWVGGSDNGHNGKWAWFPTGQLVSYSNWGPSQPSGGDQHCMYLVGGLLGYQWADFHCEFDMNFLCEHSVNQVQVWRRRKRKKKRKRRSLW